The sequence below is a genomic window from Luteimonas sp. MC1825.
CAGCTCCCAGAAGCGGGTGAAGGGCAGGTAGAACGCGGCGCTCGCATCGCGCGGACTCAGCCACAGGCAATACGCCAGCGACAGCAGCCCGGCCACCAGCACCAGGCGGCGCGTGTCGACCCCGCGCATGGATGCCAGCACCAGCAGCGGCGGCCACAGCAGGTAGAACTGCTCTTCCACGCCGAGCGACCACAGGTGCAGCAGCGGCAGGGTCTCGGCCGCCGCGGCGAAATAATCGGTGTCGTGCCAGAACGCGAGGTTGGCGACGAAACCGGCGCTGGTCGCGGCATGGCGGCCGAGCGCGGCATAGTCGGCCGGCACCAGCAGCCACCAGCCGGCCACCAGGCACGCCGCCAGCACGACCACCAGCGCCGGGAACAGCCGCCGGATGCGGCGCACGTAGAACCCGCCGAACCCGAACGTGCCGGCGGCCAGGCCGTCGCGCAGGATGCCGGTGATCAGGAACCCGGAGATGACGAAAAACACGTCGACGCCGACGAAGCCCCCCGGCACGAGGCGCGGGAACGCGTGGTACGCGACCACCGCGAGTACGGCGATGGCGCGCAGGCCATCGACGTCCGCGCGGTAGCCGGGCGCCGCCCCCGGGGCCGCGCCTGCTGCCATCAGCGCGCCGGCGTGGGGTACGCGCGCGGCAGGTCACCGCGCGTGGCGTCCGGCGCGGGCCGCAGGTAGCGGTCGCGCAACTCGGTCTGCCGCGAGTGCATCTGGATCGCGCGGCCGTCGAACCACACCTGGCGGGCGACGCTGGCGACGTCGAGCGGGTCGCCGTCCCACAGCACCAGGTCGGCGCGCATGCCTGGCGCGATGCCGCCCAGCTCGCCGCCGACGCCGAACGCTTCGGCGGGCACGCGGGTCAGGCCCGCCAGGCCGTCTTCCCATGGCAGGCCGTGGGCGACCGCGTTGCCGGCCAGCTGGCGGATCTTGCGCGCGTTGTGCGAACTGTCGCCGGCCTGGCTGAAGCCGACGGTCGCGCCGGCCGCGCGCAGCCGCGCGGCGTTTTCCAGCGCCGCGTGGATGCGGTCGAAGTTGGACGGCAGGTTGTCGAGCGGGTCGACGAACACCGGCACCCTGGCCGCGGCCAGTTCCGGCGCCACGCGCCAGGCCTCGCCACCGCCGCGGATCGCGACCTGCACGCCGTGGCGCTTCGACCAGCGCAGCAGCTCGCGGATGTCGGCGGCGCGGTCCACGCCCACCACCAGGCGCCCACCGCCGTCGAAATAGCGCTTCAGCGTGTCGCGGCCGGCCGGCGTGAGCAGCGCCGCGTTGGAGCCCGCCGGGATCCGACCGCGCACTTCATCCACCAGCTGGTCGAGCAGCATCCACTGCGCCGCGCGCGAGCCGCCGGCGAGGCCCGCGGCACGGCCGCCGCCGAGCTGCACGAACAACAGCTTCGGGCCCGCCGGCTGGTCGCTGCCATCCAGGCGCATCACCGCGCCCTGGCCGCCGATGATCGAGCCGCCCTCGCCGGTGCCGGCCGCGAGCAGGGTGAAGCCAAGCCCTTCCACGCGCGCCACCGGGACCAGCAGCGAGTCCGCGTTGTAGGCGAGCGTGACGTCGAACTCCGGCCGCACCACCATCTCCTTGGACGCCGCCCCGAGGGCGAGCGTGGTATCGGTGGTGGCATCCTCGCCGGACACCTCGTCGATGCCGATCGCGGTGATGCCGGCGAACAGCGCCGGGGTGACCGGCTTGCCGTTGGCCTCGACCACCGTGGCGCCGGCCGCATCCAGCCCGGTGCCGACCGCGGCGATGCGGCCGTTGCGCACCAGCACGTCCGCGCCCTGCAGCGTGCCGCGCGCGGTGGCGGTGTGCACGGTGGCGTTGCGGATCAGCAGGTCCTGCGCCAGCGCGGGCATGGTGGCCACAAGCAGCGCGAGGGCCGCGAGCGGCGCGAAGCGGCGCGTGCCGCGCACGGCGCTCATCGGCCACCTCCGGCAGCCGCGCCCCGGCCAAGCATGAAGTCCGAGCGCGGCTGGCGCGACGGGTCGTGGCGGTCATACATGCGCGCGCCGTCGATCCACACCTGCTCGGCGAGCGCGTAGGAGCTGAAGGGGTTGCCGTTCCACAGCACCACGTCGGCGCGCTTGCCGGCCTCGAGCGTGCCGGTCTGGTCGAGGATGCCCATCGACTGCGCCGGGTTGCGCGTGATCCAGCGGATCGCGCGTTCCGGCGCGATGTCGATGCCGGCGCGGCGCGCGCTGGCCATCACCTTGGCCGACTCCTGGTTGAGGCGCTGGATGCCCTCCTCGGAATCCGAGTGCACGATGGCGCAGCCGTTCACTGCGCGGTCGACGATCGCCACGTTCTCCTGGATGCCGTCGAAGGCCTCCATCTTGAAGCCCCACCAGTCGGCCCAGAGCGCGCCGCAGACGCCGTCGGCGCCGAGCCGGTCGGCGATCTTGTAGGCCTCCACGCCATGGTGGAACGCCGCCACCTTGAAGCCGAACTCGTCGGCGAGGTCGAGCATGGTGACCATCTCGTCGGCGCGGTAGCAGTGGATGTGCACCAGGATCTCGCCGTCCATCGCCGCGGCCAGGGTCTCCAGCTTCAGGTCGCGCTTGCCGGCCTTGTCGCCGCCGGCACTGCGCTTGGCGCGGTAGTCGGCGGCATCGATGAACGCGGCGCGGTAGCCGGCCACGTTGCCCATGCGCGTCGCGGGGCCGCCCTTCTGGCCATAGACGCGCTTGGGGTTCTCGCCGCAGGCCATCTTCAGCCCGTGCGGCGCATCCGGGAATTTCATGCCCTGGTAGCTGGTGGCCGGCACGTTGCGCAGGGTCACGCCGCGGCCGCCGACCAGGTTGGCCGAGCCGGGCAGGATCTGCAGGCTGGTCACACCGCCGGCGAGCGCGGCGTGGAAGCCGGGATCCTGGGGCCACACCGAGTGCTCGGCCCACACCGCGGCGGTGACCGGCGAGGTCGCCTCGTTGCCGTCGCTGTGCGAGCGCGTGCCCGGGCTCGGGTAGACGCCGAGGTGGGAGTGCACGTCGATGATGCCGGGCGTGACCCACTTGCCGCTGCCGTCCACGCGCACCGCGTCGGCGGGCGCGTCGATCCCGCGGCCCACGGCGACGATGCGGCCGTCGCGCATCAGCACGTCGGCGCCGTCGAGGCGTTCGCCGGTGCCGGTGAGCACGGTGGCGCCGGTGACCAGCACCGGCGCGCTGGCGATTGCGCGGTAGGTGCTGGGATAGGCGTCGCCGGTGCTGCTGGCGCCAGGCTTCGCGCCGGCGTCGCGCGGGCCTGCGGCGCTGGTGCTGGCGCAGCCCGCGGCCAGCGCGGTGGCCAGCGCCGCGGCCAGCGCGGCGTGCATCGGATGCTTCATGGTGCGTTCCCCCGAATGGTCGCCCACCCTAGCCGGCCCGTGCGTCGGGCCGCAATGTGCGGAAGGTGGGGGCCGCCGTCCGCCTTCGCCGCGCGTGCAAGAATGTTCCGCAAAAAAGGAGCATGGGATGAAAGAGAAGGACGAGATCGTCAACAACTGGCTGCCGCGCTACACCGGCGTTCCGCTTGACGGATTTGGCGAGCACATCCTGCTGACCAACTTCGGCGGTTACCTGGGGCACTTCAGCCGCATGACCGGCGCCGAGGTGGTCGGCATGGACCGGCCGATGCCGAGCGCCACGGCGGACGGCATCACCATGATCAACTTCGGCATGGGCAGCCCGAACGCGGCGACCATGATGGACCTGCTGTCGGCGATCAAGCCGAAGTCGGTGCTGTTCCTCGGCAAGTGCGGCGGGCTGAAGCGCAAGAACCAGCTCGGCGACCTGATCCTGCCGATCGCGGCGATCCGCGGCGAGGGCACCAGCGACGACTACCTGCCGCCGCAGGTCCCGGCGCTGCCGGCGTTCGCGCTGCAGCGCGCGGTGTCCACGATGATCCGCGACCTGGGCCTCGATTACTGGACCGGCACGGTCTACACCACCAACCGGCGGGTGTGGGAGCACGACGAGGCGTTCAAGGAGCGGCTGCGGGCGATGCGCTGCATGGCGATCGACATGGAGACGGCAACCATCTTTGCGGCGGGCTTCGCCAACCGCATTCCGTGCGGGGCGCTGCTGCTGGTCAGCGACCAGCCGATGATCCCGGAAGGGGTGAAGACCGAGGCGTCGGACGCGCGGGTGAGCATCGAGTACGTGGAGAGCCACATCCAGGTCGGCATCGAGGCACTGCGGTTGATCCGCCGCCATGGCAAGTCGGTGCGCCACATGAGGTTCGACGAGTGACGATGCCGGCGCCGGGCGAGGTCGTTGCGTTCTGGCGCGAGGCGGGGCCTGCGAAGTGGTTCGCGCGCGACGACGGGTTCGATGCGCAGCTGCGCGGACGCTTCGAGGCGGCTCACTTCGCGGCGGGGCGGCGGGGGCTCGAGCACTGGATGGCGTCGGCGGAGGGTGCGCTGGCGCTGTTGCTCCTGCTCGACCAGGTGCCGCGCAACATCTTTCGTGACAGTGGGCATGCGTACGCGTGCGATTCGCTGGCGCGGCATTACGCAGTGCGGATGCTGGACGCGGGGCTCGATCTCGAGGTCGATCCGGCGCTGCGGGTGTTCTGCTATCTGCCGTTCGAGCACTCGGAGGACCTGGCCGACCAGGAGCGCTGCGTGGCGCTGGTGCGCGGGCTGGATCCGGAGTTCCTGCGCTATGCGGTGGAGCATCGGGACGTGATCGCGGTGTTCGGGCGGTTCCCGCATCGCAACCGGGCCTTGGGGCGGGAGAGTACGGCCGCCGAGGCGGCGTGGCTGGAGGCTGGCGGGGGCTTCTAGATTTGTTGGGGTCCGGCGGGGCTGACCACGCACGCCGGCACGCTTCGCTGGCGTTCCGAGGCGTGCGCGCACCGACATGCGCGGTCAGCCTTTGGTGGGCCGTCGCGGATGCTGGCGACGTCCTGGTTTATGGCGGGGCTGCCCACGCATGCCGGCGCTCTTCGCTTGCGTTCCGAGGCGTGCGAGCACCGACATGCGCGGTCAGCCGGCGGTGGGCTGTCGCGGGTTGTGGCGATGTGCGGCGTCACAGCAATGTGTGGAATCGCCGGACGTCCCACTCATCCAGGCAAGAGCACCGTCCCGTCCCTGCCCTCTCCCACTGCAGCAGGATCACGAGGAGGCCAAGGCCGCACGCCCGCAAGCGCACGCCTCGGAACGCCAGCGAAGCTTGTGGGCGTGCGGCCTTGGCCGGAACTTGGGCCAGGCGAAAGCACCCCTCAGTAGCGGGGGATGGTGCTGTCGACGTGCTGGCTCCAGGCGTCGATGCCGCCTTCGATGTTGTAGACCTCGCGGAAGCCGAGCTGGCGGAAGCGTTCGGCGGCCTGGCCGCTGCGGCCGCCGTGGTGGCAGAGGAAGGCGAGCGGGGTGTCTTTCGGGAGTGCTTCGAGCGCGGCGGGGCCGTCGTCGAGGGTCATGAAGGGGGCGGTGACGGCGGCTTGCGCGCGTTCGTCGGCCGGGCGCACGTCGACCAGGCGGACGGTGCCATCGCTGGTGCGGGCCTGGGCGTCGACCGGGGACATGGGTCGTACCGGGGGGATGGCGTTGGGGTTGTCGACCACCAGGCCGCGGCCGCGGGTGTCGTCGGCCCAGTCGATGGTGACGCCGTCGGCGCGACGCGCGGCGGGGGCGTCGACCTGGACGCGCACGCCGTCGCATTCGACGGTGATGGCGGCGGCTTCCGGCTGGGCGAGGGCGAGGCGGGTGCGGTAGTTGGGGTCGATGTCGAGCTTGACCACGAGGTCGCCGCCGGCGTCGTCGATTGCCTTGCGCAGCACGGCGTGCGCGGCCGGGGTGACGGTGACGGTGGGCGGTGTGCGGTCGGGGGCGGGCAGGCCGAGGGCGCTGTGCAGTTCGCCGGAGTTGGACATCTGTTCGATGATGTCGCTGCCGCCGACCAGTTCGCCGTCGATGTACAGCTGCGGAATGGTGGGCCAGTCGCCGTAGGCCTTGATGCCTTCGCGGATCTCGGGGTCGGCCAGCACGTTGATGTGCGCGTAGGGAGTTTCAAGCGCAGTCAGGGCGGCGACGGCCTTGGCGGAAAAGCCGCACTGCGGGGCGCGCGGGTCGCCCTTCATGAACAGCACGATGCGGTTGGCCTGCAGGAGGTCTTCGATGCGCTGGCGGAGCTGGGGGTCGAGGGACATGGCGGCAACCGCATGGAGAGGGGCCGTCTAGGGTACCCCTTCGCCTCCGGCGGCGGCCTTGACGCATGTCATCATGCGGCGATGCCTGCGCCGCCTCCGCCCCCGTTGCATCGTGTTCCGCGCCGCCCGCATGCGTGGTTGTTGGCGGCGCTGGTGGCGCACGGACTGGTGGCGTGGCTGTGGTGGCGCGCGGGCTGGACATGGGGGCTGGCGGCGCTGGTGGGGCTGCACCTGGCGTTCGTGTGGGGCACGCTGCGGCCCGGATCGCGGCTGTTCGGACCGGTGCTGCGGCGCCTGCCCGCGGGCTCACCCGAGGTCTGGCTGACGATCGACGACGGGCCCTCCGACGACACGCCGGCCATCCTCGATCTGCTGGACGCGCACGCGGCGCGGGCGACGTTCTTCCTGGTCGGTGCGCGTGCCGAGGCGCGGCCCGCGCTGGTGCGCGAGATCGCGGCGCGCGGGCATGGCATCGGCAACCACAGCCAGCGCCATCCGCAGGCGCGCTTCTGGGCCCTCGGGCCGGCGGCGATGCGCCGCGAGATCCTCGAGTGCCAGGCGACGCTGGCACGCATCACCGGGCGCGCGCCGCGCTGGTTCCGGGCGGTGGTGGGCCACGCCAATCCGTTCGTGCATGCGCCGCTGCGCGAGGCCGGGCTGGCGCGGGTGGCATGGAGCGCTCGCGGCTATGACGCCGTGGAATCCGATCCGGTACGCATCGCGCAACGCGTGGCGCGCGGCCTTGCGCCCGGCGCCATCGTGCTTCTGCATGAGGGTGCGCCGCACGGGCGCAGCGTCGAGGCGGTGGCGGAGGTGCTGCGCGCGGTGGAGGCCGCGGGCTACCGCGCGGCCTTGCCGCCCGACTGAGGCGGCGGGGCGGCCTGCAGTCCGTACTCGACCATCGCCAGGAGGCGTTCGGTCAGTGCCGCGCGCTGCGCCGGATCGGTGCCACGCAGCGGTCCTTCAAGCATGAACAGCGCCAGGCCGTGCACCGCCGACCAGGCCAGGAACTCCGCTTGGGGGCGTTGCGCGGCGGGCAACAGGCCCGCGCCGGCCATCGCGTCCAGCGCCAGGCCGAGCATGCCGAACGGGCCCAGCCCGCGTGCACCGGCGGCGGCCGGCTCCGCAGGCAGCGGGTCGCCGGTGGTGCCGGACGCGAAGGCGGTGCGGAACATGCCGGTTTCGCGCTGCGCATAGGCCACGTAGGCGCGTCCGACCGCAGCCAGCATGGCGCGCGCGCGGGGCTTTGCCGTCCGCAGCGCTTCGGCATGCGCGATCTCGTCCTCCATCGCGCGCGCGGTCTCGGCCAGCGCCACGGCGCGCACCGCGGCGAACAGTTCGCCATGGCCGCTGAAGTGGCGGTACGCGGCATTCGGCGCCACGCCGGCGCGGCGCGTGGCCTCGCGCAGGACGATCGCGTCGGGGCCGCCTTCACGCGCAAGCGCTACCGCGGCGTCGACCAGTGCGTTGCGCAGGTTGCCATGGCGGTAGGTCTTGCGCGGACGCGGCGCTGGTGCGGTGCGGATTGACATGTGGACAGTGTCCAGTTTAGCTTCCGCGAACACAAGTGAACGGTGTTCACATTGAGCGCCGCACGACGGTCCGGAGGACACGATGGAAGGATGCGCGAAGGGCAATCCGGTGGTCTGGTTCGAGATCCACGCCCGCGACCTCGCGAAGGCGAAGGCCTTCTACGAGGCGATGCTCGACACCACGCTCGAACCCCTGGCCGATCCAACCGCGGAAGGGACCGTGGCGATGTTCGCGTTCCCGGCCGATCCGCAGGGCTTCGGCGCCGGCGGCGCGCTGGTGCACGCGCCCGATGCGCAGCCGTCCGCGGGCGGCCTGATGGTGTACTTCGGCAGCGATGACTGCGCGGCGCCGCTGGCCCGCGCGCTGGCCGCGGGCGGCCGCGAGGTGTCGGGCAAGGAATCCATCGGGCCCTACGGCTTCTGCGCGGTCGTCGCCGATCCCGACGGCAACCACGTCGGCCTGCATTCGATGGCCTGACACCCCGGACGACACCCACCGGGTGCCTCCCACCATTCACTGGAGGATGACATGAGCTACATCGACGGTTTCGTGCTCGCGGTGCCCACCGCGCGCAAGCAGGAGTTCATCGACCACGCCAACGAGGGTGATCCGATGTTCATGGACCGTGGCGCGCTGCGCGTGCTCGAGTGCTGGGCCGACGACGTGCCCGACGGCAAGGTCACCGACTTCCGCCGTGCGGTGCAGGCCAGGGACGACGAGTCGGTGGTGTTCTCGTGGATCGAGTGGCCCGACAAGGCGACGCGCGATGCGGCGATGAAGGACATGATGGACGACCCGCGCGCGGATCCGGCGAAGAACCCGATGCCGTTCGACGGCAAGCGGATGATCTTCGGCGGCTTTTCGCCGGTGGTCACGATGGGCGCGGCGCTGGCGGGGGAGGCAGGCGCGTGAGTGCCTGCAGCGCGATCTACATCAACCTGCCGGTCGCGGATCCGGGGCGCTCGCGGTCGTTCTTCGAAGGGCTCGGATTCGCCATCAATCCGCAATTCTCCGATGCCAACGCGACCTGCGTGGTGCTCGGCGACAACATGTACGCGATGCTGCTGGCGCGCGATTTCTTCGCGGGCTTCTGCACCCGGCCGGTCGGCGATCCCGCCGCGTCCACGGCGGTGCTGACCTGCCTGCACCTGGGGGCGCGGGACGAGGTGGACGCGA
It includes:
- the grxD gene encoding Grx4 family monothiol glutaredoxin, translated to MSLDPQLRQRIEDLLQANRIVLFMKGDPRAPQCGFSAKAVAALTALETPYAHINVLADPEIREGIKAYGDWPTIPQLYIDGELVGGSDIIEQMSNSGELHSALGLPAPDRTPPTVTVTPAAHAVLRKAIDDAGGDLVVKLDIDPNYRTRLALAQPEAAAITVECDGVRVQVDAPAARRADGVTIDWADDTRGRGLVVDNPNAIPPVRPMSPVDAQARTSDGTVRLVDVRPADERAQAAVTAPFMTLDDGPAALEALPKDTPLAFLCHHGGRSGQAAERFRQLGFREVYNIEGGIDAWSQHVDSTIPRY
- a CDS encoding amidohydrolase family protein, whose protein sequence is MSAVRGTRRFAPLAALALLVATMPALAQDLLIRNATVHTATARGTLQGADVLVRNGRIAAVGTGLDAAGATVVEANGKPVTPALFAGITAIGIDEVSGEDATTDTTLALGAASKEMVVRPEFDVTLAYNADSLLVPVARVEGLGFTLLAAGTGEGGSIIGGQGAVMRLDGSDQPAGPKLLFVQLGGGRAAGLAGGSRAAQWMLLDQLVDEVRGRIPAGSNAALLTPAGRDTLKRYFDGGGRLVVGVDRAADIRELLRWSKRHGVQVAIRGGGEAWRVAPELAAARVPVFVDPLDNLPSNFDRIHAALENAARLRAAGATVGFSQAGDSSHNARKIRQLAGNAVAHGLPWEDGLAGLTRVPAEAFGVGGELGGIAPGMRADLVLWDGDPLDVASVARQVWFDGRAIQMHSRQTELRDRYLRPAPDATRGDLPRAYPTPAR
- a CDS encoding DUF924 family protein — encoded protein: MPAPGEVVAFWREAGPAKWFARDDGFDAQLRGRFEAAHFAAGRRGLEHWMASAEGALALLLLLDQVPRNIFRDSGHAYACDSLARHYAVRMLDAGLDLEVDPALRVFCYLPFEHSEDLADQERCVALVRGLDPEFLRYAVEHRDVIAVFGRFPHRNRALGRESTAAEAAWLEAGGGF
- a CDS encoding AMP nucleosidase encodes the protein MKEKDEIVNNWLPRYTGVPLDGFGEHILLTNFGGYLGHFSRMTGAEVVGMDRPMPSATADGITMINFGMGSPNAATMMDLLSAIKPKSVLFLGKCGGLKRKNQLGDLILPIAAIRGEGTSDDYLPPQVPALPAFALQRAVSTMIRDLGLDYWTGTVYTTNRRVWEHDEAFKERLRAMRCMAIDMETATIFAAGFANRIPCGALLLVSDQPMIPEGVKTEASDARVSIEYVESHIQVGIEALRLIRRHGKSVRHMRFDE
- a CDS encoding VOC family protein, whose translation is MSACSAIYINLPVADPGRSRSFFEGLGFAINPQFSDANATCVVLGDNMYAMLLARDFFAGFCTRPVGDPAASTAVLTCLHLGARDEVDAMVARASSSGGASHREPADHGWMYQSAFRDPDGNVWELMATTGDPPWG
- a CDS encoding DUF1428 domain-containing protein; this encodes MSYIDGFVLAVPTARKQEFIDHANEGDPMFMDRGALRVLECWADDVPDGKVTDFRRAVQARDDESVVFSWIEWPDKATRDAAMKDMMDDPRADPAKNPMPFDGKRMIFGGFSPVVTMGAALAGEAGA
- a CDS encoding TetR-like C-terminal domain-containing protein, encoding MSIRTAPAPRPRKTYRHGNLRNALVDAAVALAREGGPDAIVLREATRRAGVAPNAAYRHFSGHGELFAAVRAVALAETARAMEDEIAHAEALRTAKPRARAMLAAVGRAYVAYAQRETGMFRTAFASGTTGDPLPAEPAAAGARGLGPFGMLGLALDAMAGAGLLPAAQRPQAEFLAWSAVHGLALFMLEGPLRGTDPAQRAALTERLLAMVEYGLQAAPPPQSGGKAAR
- a CDS encoding amidohydrolase yields the protein MHAALAAALATALAAGCASTSAAGPRDAGAKPGASSTGDAYPSTYRAIASAPVLVTGATVLTGTGERLDGADVLMRDGRIVAVGRGIDAPADAVRVDGSGKWVTPGIIDVHSHLGVYPSPGTRSHSDGNEATSPVTAAVWAEHSVWPQDPGFHAALAGGVTSLQILPGSANLVGGRGVTLRNVPATSYQGMKFPDAPHGLKMACGENPKRVYGQKGGPATRMGNVAGYRAAFIDAADYRAKRSAGGDKAGKRDLKLETLAAAMDGEILVHIHCYRADEMVTMLDLADEFGFKVAAFHHGVEAYKIADRLGADGVCGALWADWWGFKMEAFDGIQENVAIVDRAVNGCAIVHSDSEEGIQRLNQESAKVMASARRAGIDIAPERAIRWITRNPAQSMGILDQTGTLEAGKRADVVLWNGNPFSSYALAEQVWIDGARMYDRHDPSRQPRSDFMLGRGAAAGGGR
- a CDS encoding VOC family protein gives rise to the protein MEGCAKGNPVVWFEIHARDLAKAKAFYEAMLDTTLEPLADPTAEGTVAMFAFPADPQGFGAGGALVHAPDAQPSAGGLMVYFGSDDCAAPLARALAAGGREVSGKESIGPYGFCAVVADPDGNHVGLHSMA
- a CDS encoding polysaccharide deacetylase family protein produces the protein MPAPPPPPLHRVPRRPHAWLLAALVAHGLVAWLWWRAGWTWGLAALVGLHLAFVWGTLRPGSRLFGPVLRRLPAGSPEVWLTIDDGPSDDTPAILDLLDAHAARATFFLVGARAEARPALVREIAARGHGIGNHSQRHPQARFWALGPAAMRREILECQATLARITGRAPRWFRAVVGHANPFVHAPLREAGLARVAWSARGYDAVESDPVRIAQRVARGLAPGAIVLLHEGAPHGRSVEAVAEVLRAVEAAGYRAALPPD